The proteins below come from a single Oncorhynchus gorbuscha isolate QuinsamMale2020 ecotype Even-year linkage group LG12, OgorEven_v1.0, whole genome shotgun sequence genomic window:
- the mix23 gene encoding protein MIX23, translating into MAAPDGTLNCEDFSMFQDVLKVMRNIDDRIVHSLNTTVPTVSFSGRVDATQTCRQLYESLMEAHLSRDRAIKTCIAQTSEVVGQLREQRAKDGDNMTTVKLLRKEQTKLKLMRSELNVEEVVNDRSLKVFSERCRTHYTPPTVK; encoded by the exons ATGGCGGCGCCCGACGGAACTTTAAACTGTGAGGACTTTTCAATGTTTCAG GATGTTCTGAAGGTGATGCGTAACATAGATGACCGTATTGTCCATTCTCTCAACACCACCGTGCCGACTGTCTCCTTCTCAGGCAGAGTGGACGCCACCCAGACATGCAGACAGCTCTATGAGTCT CTGATGGAGGCCCACCTGAGCAGAGACCGAGCCATTAAGACGTGTATAGCCCAGACCTCTGAGGTGGTGGGCCAGCTGAGAGAGCAGAGGGCCAAGGACGGAGACAACATGACAACTGTCAAACTACTCAGGAAGGAACAGACTAAG TTAAAACTCATGCGGTCGGAGCTGAATGTTGAAGAGGTTGTTAATGACAGAAGTCTGAAG GTGTTCAGTGAACGGTGCCGGACCCACTACACGCCTCCTACGGTCAAGTGA
- the fam162a gene encoding protein FAM162B: MNFIRPYNALGTTIGQWCRQGQMGRWSRALAELGGQRRMCSKPQTGNPEPPPATPAVPAHDPRPAFKLPGYRPSPMDRRILVWSGRFKTPDQIPEQVSFEMLDAARNRVRVKACYGMIIATIAACLLTVILGKRAAGRHESLTAQNMEKKARWRQEAKMEREEAAAVEKTS; encoded by the exons ATGAACTTCATCAGACCCTACAATGCCCTTGGCACCACCATAG gTCAATGGTGCAGACAGGgacagatggggagatggagcagagctctggctgagctggggggacagaggaggatgtGCAGTAAACCTCAGACAGGAAACCCAGAACCTCCGCCTGCAACACCTGCAGTCCCAGCACATG ATCCCCGTCCAGCCTTTAAACTCCCTGGCTACAGACCCTCTCCCATGGACCGGAGgatcctggtctggtctggacgcTTCAAGACCCCTGACCAGATCCCAGAGCAAGTGTC GTTTGAGATGCTAGATGCAGCCAGGAACAGGGTGAGAGTGAAAGCGTGTTACGGGATGATTATTGCCACCATTGCAGCCTGCCTGTTAACTGTCATCCTGGGGAAGAGG gCTGCCGGCAGGCATGAGTCTCTAACAGCTCAGAACATGGAAAAGAAAGCAAGATGGAGGCAGGAGGccaagatggagagggaggaggctgctGCTGTTGAGAAGACTTCTTGA